A portion of the Myripristis murdjan chromosome 13, fMyrMur1.1, whole genome shotgun sequence genome contains these proteins:
- the cxcr5 gene encoding C-X-C chemokine receptor type 5: MDATFYGTIYLGDLGGEGEPENYSYENGSGFIPVVDGVDYVCGHETVSMRIFREVFHPLVYSLVFFLGVAGNGLMMTVLLRRGRLRITEIYLLHLALADLLLLFTIPFSIVENLAEWVFGEFLCKLVGLLTDLNLLCGSLLLACIGFDRYLAIVHAIPAMHSRRPKTVHLTCMVLWLFCLGISLPNVVFLSVNGDHPGPRTCFLHNYGINAHNWLLTSRFFTHVLCFFLPLAVMSYCYTAVIVTLRHSQKGQEKQSAIRLALLVTLVFCLCWLPYNITITVDTMGSLKVISNQSCEAAERLDQAIVVTKSLGVSHCCLNPFLYAFVGVRFRNDLVQLLSKWGCGRVCLPFITAQGHARPSVSEGVTTTSTI; encoded by the exons ATGGATGCCACATTTTACGGGACAATATACCTGGGTGATTTG GGTGGTGAAGGGGAGCCGGAGAATTACAGCTATGAAAATGGCTCAGGCTTCATTCCAGTTGTGGATGGTGTTGATTACGTCTGTGGCCATGAGACAGTGAGCATGCGGATATTTCGCGAGGTGTTCCATCCCCTGGTCTACAGCTTAGTCTTCTTCCTGGGCGTGGCAGGAAACGGACTGATGATGACGGTGCTCCTGCGTCGGGGACGTCTGCGCATCACTGAGATCTACCTACTTCACCTTGCCCTGGCTGACCTCCTGCTCCTTTTTACCATTCCTTTTTCTATAGTAGAGAACTTGGCAGAATGGGTGTTTGGAGAATTTCTCTGCAAGCTGGTGGGCCTACTGACTGACCTAAACCTGCTCTGTGGGAGTCTCCTTCTAGCTTGCATTGGGTTTGACCGATATTTGGCTATTGTTCACGCTATTCCTGCCATGCACAGTCGGCGTCCCAAAACAGTGCACCTAACGTGCATGGTTCTGTGGCTGTTCTGTTTGGGCATATCATTacctaatgttgtgtttctttctgtgaATGGAGATCACCCAGGCCCACGCACCTGCTTCTTGCATAATTATGGTATCAATGCACACAACTGGCTTTTGACCAGTCGCTTCTTCACTCATGTGTTGTGCTTCTTTTTACCTCTGGCTGTCATGAGCTACTGCTACACTGCAGTGATAGTTACTCTGCGACACAGTCAGAAAGGCCAGGAGAAGCAGAGTGCCATTCGACTAGCTTTGCTTGTCACACTTGTCTTTTGTCTCTGTTGGCTGCCATATAATATCACCATAACAGTGGACACGATGGGCTCTTTAAAGGTCATCTCCAACCAAAGCTGTGAAGCTGCTGAACGACTGGACCAAGCCATTGTGGTGACAAAGAGCCTGGGTGTTTCACATTGCTGCCTGAACCCTTTCTTGTATGCCTTTGTTGGGGTGCGGTTTCGCAATGACCTAGTGCAGTTACTTTCCAAATGGGGCTGTGGGCGTGTGTGCCTGCCTTTCATCACAGCTCAGGGTCATGCTCGGCCATCAGTTTCTGAAGGAGTGACAACCACCAGCACCATTTGA
- the bcl9l gene encoding B-cell CLL/lymphoma 9-like protein produces MHPDNKLANHGKQVTSDSRSQIPNVNHQAQQQQGTAGHLCPKGVGAGSHGVKTNQISPGNPGLKAVSQSVSSVGGMLKTKSKRERSVSIDSGEPRNAIPPALEPDAKGEGVMRSKRRCVLEKKQPYSGDEWCSGPDTEEDDDKPHTATHRERGLAGSIQGLSGRSSAGPISEPGGPAMGRGVGPGLKAEPPQASQQMVYVFTTSLANSAAEAVMKGQTDSILLFHQQNVPRTKLEQSHPSGKLPTLSEKVSSSSSPPMGTPKSQSGTPQPASAAVGGHLHPAGTPSSAGHSDSESSHTRPGGTSSNNISVIAHKSEGGSTATPAGPIPGSGGAEGTGVLPLSDAGVSPSGSPSVLSTHLQSDPGQRSGPGNTDGLSKEQLEHRERSLQTLRDIERLLLRSGTGGGPSETGGSTNNPNNNSSNLNNNNNTDRSGILEHNDNGTNNSGNCSSGNMLSSALPPMGGMKKYEEPLQSIITQTQSLGGPAIDSPQMDSHHNMPHPHHQLSSPGLDMGPLLGPEGLTPEQVAWRKLQEEYYQEKRRQQEMQPPTHAQHFRMMTEMGMHGGPMMMRGPPPPYHSKAGDQQWGPGSMMGGGMGGNARMIDMHQEGPRGPRFMGQLQRGPPGGVFPGSPGGGLSMEGLGAQRPPRPGMIWLDDMPNNMGGGGPFHGCYPGGPGGPPQHLQGDPERLITREEMFRIMEKRQLQGIHRFELDRLAKQQQQGNLGSRSMDNPGGSGFPNLGMGRVGPSSRGEPMDFPGSREMMGSPGGAGGPQMRDMVDSPLGSNLNINMTPQMNSQQHQQMMLSQKLRAGPGGGGPLGEMLSPEEISRIRASQNGRGGNKGMIAGPDSALQFPNQGPFSGGQVEGPYLQQPGPEMFGPEQQGPNQMGETSRLSHMPMTGSLRGADLGPRHPSDLSINVNPMASPAMPPPHQLKSPSLSQEPSPLLPSPSAPGLKSPSQIPAGPHPPLPPASGAGTPSSSSMKSPQVMGSSTLGLRSPSASPGRLKSPTIPVGSPGWASPKTALPSPGGPTTGKGVGNGGTSSTETGPSLPPRSSNSTPISQPGSMNPSMPFTSSPDAPPSQNPLSLIMSQMSKYAMPSSTPLYHDAIKTIATSDDEIMPDRPLLPGVSIGGNMGNPQTSQMLVSQSSIGPHSDPQSPMGMVLQGQQQLSHDASGPMLSSPNPMGMPGMNSAMMGGGPPDGMGPCSVSPMSQTQMSGFPRMQPPSHGPMHSPVGGMSQHFSQTNEDVLPSQQLHLLSKGHPHQRHSHPSDSFPSLPMGDGPDLSEVIRPTHTGIPEFDLSRIIPSDKPSSTLQYFPKSEPQQNPHQGQPSQQHTSQQLLKQLSSSAPPHSSGPSSNPHIANLQNMMAEQQLPPHPTHGGIRQSIGMPQGGSRGMVPGGGMGPMCPPGHMMGRTGMVPQQQLQQQHHQQQQQAMMANSLLHHPSHPYPGMMPPQQHPHSLMAQQNLMMMQAKQRSMSIPGDPFGPQGPLMSPQGPMMAPPHPQSGMMGPQSFRQRGMSLDSPIGYGPGGMANMPF; encoded by the exons ATGCACCCAGACAATAAACTGGCCAATCATGGCAAGCAAGTGACCAGTGACAGTCGATCCCAAATACCCAATGTAAATCATcaggctcagcagcagcagggaacTGCTGGCCACCTGTGTCCAAAGGGCGTTGGTGCTGGGAGCCATGGAGTCAAAACCAACCAGATTTCTCCTGGCAATCCTGGGCTGAAggctgtcagccaatcagtgagcAGTGTTGGAGGGATGCTGAAAACCAAATCCAAGCGGGAGAGAAGTGTCTCCATTGACTCTGGTGAACCCAGAAATGCCATTCCTCCAGCCCTGGAGCCAGATGCCAAAGGAG AGGGTGTAATGCGCAGTAAGCGGCGCTGTGTTTTGGAGAAGAAACAGCCGTATAGCGGAGATGAATGGTGCTCTGGACCTGACACagaggaagatgatgacaaGCCGCACACTGCAACCCATC GGGAGAGGGGGCTGGCTGGTTCTATCCAGGGGCTCTCTGGTCGCTCATCTGCAGGGCCCATCTCTGAACCCGGAGGTCCAGCAATGGGACGTGGAGTGGGTCCAGGATTAAAAGCAGAGCCACCTCAGGCTTCCCAGCAAATGGTGTATGTTTTCACAACCAGCCTAGCCAACAG TGCTGCAGAGGCAGTAATGAAAGGACAGACAGATTCCATCCTTCTATTTCACCAGCAAAATGTTCCACGCACCAAGTTGGAGCAG AGTCACCCATCAGGAAAGCTTCCTACATTGTCTGAGAAGGTGAGCTCCAGCAGCTCTCCTCCCATGGGTACCCCCAAATCCCAGAGTGGGACACCACAGCCAGCTTCTGCAGCAGTGGGAGGCCATTTGCATCCTGCAGGGACACCGTCATCAGCAGGGCATTCTGATAGTGAATCATCACATACCAGACCTGGCGGAACATCAAGCAATAACATTAGTGTCATTGCCCATAAATCAGAGGGAGGGAGCACAGCCACACCTGCAGGACCCATCCCAGGATCAGGAGGTGCCGAAGGTACAGGGGTTTTGCCTCTCTCTGATGCTGGTGTGTCTCCTTCTGGTAGTCCCTCTGTCTTATCAACACACCTGCAGAGTGATCCAGGACAGAGGAGTGGCCCGGGAAACACAGATGGTCTTTCCAAAGAGCAGCTAGAACACAGAGAGCGCTCTTTGCAGACACTGAGAGACATAGAGAGGTTGTTGCTGCGCAGTGGGACTGGTGGAGGACCTAGTGAGACAGGAGGCTCCACCAACAATCCTAACAATAACTCCTCCAACctaaacaataacaataacactgaCAGGAGTGGCATTCTTGAACATAATGACAATGGTACTAACAACTCTGGAAATTGCAGTAGTGGTAATATGCTATCCTCAGCTTTGCCTCCTATGGGAGGGATGAAGAAATATGAAGAACCTCTTCAGTCCATCATTACTCAAACACAGAGCCTTGGCGGGCCTGCCATTGACAGCCCTCAAATGGACTCTCACCATAACATGCCACATCCTCATCACCAGCTTTCTTCACCTGGGCTGGACATGGGTCCCTTACTTGGACCAGAGGGACTGACCCCAGAACAGGTGGCCTGGAGGAAGCTTCAAGAAGAGTACTACCAAGAGAAGAGACGGCAACAGGAAATGCAACCTCCAACACATGCACAGCACTTCAGAATGATGACAGAAATGGGTATGCATGGAGGTCCCATGATGATGAGGGGACCCCCTCCTCCCTACCACAGCAAAGCTGGAGATCAGCAGTGGGGTCCTGGCTCTATGATGGGAGGTGGGATGGGTGGAAATGCACGTATGATAGACATGCACCAAGAGGGGCCCCGTGGCCCAAGATTCATGGGACAGCTTCAGCGAGGGCCACCTGGGGGAGTTTTTCCTGGTAGTCCTGGGGGTGGTTTATCAATGGAGGGTCTGGGAGCCCAGAGGCCCCCAAGGCCAGGCATGATCTGGCTAGATGATATGCCCAATAACATGGGTGGTGGGGGTCCCTTTCATGGCTGCTACCCTGGTGGACCAGGTGGACCTCCTCAGCACTTGCAGGGTGATCCAGAACGTCTTATAACTCGCGAGGAAATGTTTCGCATTATGGAGAAGCGTCAGCTGCAGGGGATTCACAGGTTTGAGCTTGACCGATTagctaaacagcagcaacaaggcAACCTGGGCTCAAGAAGTATGGATAATCCTGGGGGCTCAGGCTTTCCCAATTTGGGCATGGGTCGGGTCGGTCCATCCTCCCGAGGTGAACCTATGGACTTTCCTGGTTCACGTGAGATGATGGGCTCTCCTGGTGGGGCAGGGGGCCCCCAGATGAGAGACATGGTGGATTCTCCTTTGGGGAGCAACCTTAATATTAACATGACCCCTCAGATGAACAGTCAACAACATCAGCAGATGATGCTGTCTCAAAAGCTCAGAGCTGGTCCTGGTGGAGGAGGACCTTTAGGTGAAATGTTAAGCCCTGAGGAGATTTCACGAATTAGGGCTTCACAGAATGGAAGGGGAGGAAATAAGGGAATGATTGCTGGACCCGACAGTGCCCTTCAGTTTCCCAACCAAGGTCCCTTTTCTGGGGGACAAGTGGAAGGGCCATATCTCCAGCAGCCTGGCCCTGAAATGTTTGGGCCTGAGCAGCAGGGTCCTAATCAAATGGGTGAAACGTCGCGGCTTAGTCATATGCCAATGACTGGAAGCCTAAGGGGAGCAGACCTTGGCCCTCGCCACCCCTCTGATCTATCAATCAATGTTAACCCTATGGCCTCTCCTGCAATGCCGCCTCCTCACCAGCTCAAGTCTCCATCCCTAAGCCAAGAACCCTCTCCTCTGCTACCTTCCCCATCTGCTCCAGGACTCAAGTCCCCTTCACAGATCCCTGCAGGGCCTcatccacctcttcctcctgcttctGGTGCTGGGACTCCTTCATCTTCTTCCATGAAGTCTCCCCAGGTAATGGGGTCTTCCACACTTGGGTTGcgctctccctctgcctctcctggaCGCCTTAAGTCCCCAACTATTCCTGTAGGCTCTCCAGGATGGGCATCTCCAAAAACAGCTCTTCCAAGCCCAGGTGGTCCAACCACTGGGAAGGGGGTGGGAAATGGAGGAACTAGCTCCACTGAGACAG GCCCATCACTGCCCCCCAGGAGTTCCAACTCCACTCCTATCAGCCAGCCAGGCTCCATGAATCCCAGCATGCCATTTACTTCCTCTCCTGATGCCCCTCCATCCCAGAATCCTTTGTCCTTGATCATGTCTCAGATGTCCAAATATGCCATGCCTAGCTCCACTCCTCTCTACCATGACGCAATCAAAACAATTGCCACTTCTGATGATGAGATAATGCCAGATCGCCCTCTTTTACCTGGTGTCAGCATTGGAG GAAACATGGGGAACCCCCAGACCTCCCAAATGCTTGTTTCCCAGAGCTCAATTGGACCCCACAGTGATCCTCAAAGTCCTATGGGAATGGTACTCCAAGGTCAGCAACAACTGTCTCATGATGCCTCAGGACCCATGCTGTCTTCCCCAAACCCCATGGGCATGCCTGGGATGAATTCTGCCATGATGGGAGGAGGACCACCAGATGGAATGGGGCCCTGTAGTGTTTCACCAATGTCTCAAACCCAGATGAGTGGGTTTCCTCGCATGCAGCCACCATCTCATGGGCCCATGCACTCCCCGGTTGGAGGAATGTCACAGCATTTCTCTCAGACTAATGAGGATGTTTTGCCATCTCAGCAGTTGCACCTGCTCAGCAAGGGACATCCTCACCAGCGACACTCACACCCCTCTGATTCCTTCCCCTCATTGCCCATGGGGGACGGCCCAGATCTAAGTGAAGTCATACGACCCACTCACACAGGAATCCCTGAGTTTGATCTTTCCCGTATCATTCCCTCTGATAAACCTAGTAGCACCCTTCAATACTTCCCTAAGAGTGAGCCACAGCAGAATCCACACCAGGGGCAGCCATCCCAGCAGCATACCTCGCAACAGCTCCTCAAACAACTCTCTTCCTCCGCACCCCCACATAGCAGTGGTCCATCATCGAACCCCCATATAGCCAACCTTCAGAACATGATGGCTGAACAGCAGTTGCCACCTCACCCCACACATGGTGGAATACGCCAAAGCATTGGTATGCCTCAGGGGGGCTCAAGAGGTATGGTTCCTGGTGGGGGCATGGGTCCAATGTGCCCCCCTGGACATATGATGGGAAGGACAGGCATGGTGCCCCAGCAGCAACTCCAGcaacagcaccaccagcagcagcagcaagccaTGATGGCCAACAGCCTTCTCCACCACCCTTCACATCCATACCCAGGCATGATGCCCCCCCAGCAGCACCCACACAGTCTGATGGCACAGCAAAACCTTATGATGATGCAGGCAAAGCAGCGAAGTATGTCAATTCCCGGGGATCCTTTTGGCCCTCAGGGTCCTCTCATGTCCCCTCAGGGTCCCATGATGGCCCCACCCCATCCACAGTCTGGTATGATGGGTCCCCAGTCTTTCAGACAGCGGGGAATGTCACTGGACAGTCCCATTGGCTATGGTCCCGGAGGTATGGCCAATATGCCATTCTAA